From a region of the Rhipicephalus microplus isolate Deutch F79 chromosome X, USDA_Rmic, whole genome shotgun sequence genome:
- the LOC119186660 gene encoding ATP-dependent RNA helicase DHX30, with translation MLFCTVGILLRHLQHNSNLLGISHGIVEELHERDVRADFLLALLCGLLFKNATIKVILMNATVTEKFSKYFNDAPIIRISGRTHPITQVFLEDLIAEKIITKASSEKSRDDPVKIVPDVLVYLMEISPAGTRSTCWLAVQASASQVSRMNFAPALPSRLPRAAKDLCKSSTDVRKVIHSTNIAEMSITVEDMTYVVDTSLHREHRFKPSTGVTLLSMFPTFQASIQQQAGRAGHV, from the exons ATGCTCTTCTGCACGGTGGGCATCCTGCTGCGCCACTTGCAGCACAACAGCAATCTGCTGGGAATCTCTCACGGGATTGTTGAGGAGCTGCACGAGCGCGACGTTCGCGCAGACTTCCTACTTGCTCTCCTATGTGGGCTGCTCTTCAAAAACGCCACTATCAAG GTGATTCTCATGAATGCAACTGTCACTGAAAAGTTTTCCAAATACTTCAACGACGCCCCCATCATCAGGATTTCGGGAAGAACGCATCCAATCACCCAGGTCTTTCTGGAAGACCTCATTGCAGAGAAAATCATTACCAAAGCTTCGTCAGAAAAG AGCCGTGACGACCCGGTCAAAATTGTGCCCGACGTTTTGGTGTACCTCATGGAGATAAGCCCAGCTGGAACGAGATCAACGTGCTGGCTTGCGGTGCAAGCGAGCGCCAGCCAAGTTTCACGAATGAATTTCGCCCCTGCACTCCCGTCTCGATTACCAAGGGCAGCAAAAGATCTTTGCAAGTCCTCCACGG ATGTGCGCAAAGTGATCCACTCCACTAATATCGCCGAGATGTCCATCACCGTTGAAGACATGACTTATGTAGTGGACACAAGCCTGCACCGTGAGCACAGGTTCAAGCCGTCCACGGGCGTGACCCTCCTCAGCATGTTCCCGACCTTCCAGGCCAGCATCCAGCAACAGGCGGGTCGTGCGGGACACGTGTGA
- the LOC142775206 gene encoding uncharacterized protein LOC142775206: MPATERKFQAMMPEPEAATATTEGERYFLVQGDALSDMLSKTPCPRCLATGMKVQGGTQLGLATKLELVCPHCGIVSSSWSSARQNESRAFDVNIRAITVMKQIGKGQTALNDFWATMNVSHRGLHHRTFQRHLKQFREPQQQTLDKFYEESASAVKKVYKEMDPSFCKDITVNYDGTWHRRGHTSHIGVGAIIEYHTSLILDAVVLSNQCLGCQVGPKPEDEGYASWLKHHVCQKNTDAKSGRMEVEAAVTLFSRSLSKHNLRYTTIVSDGDSATFSALQQDNVYGLVPIVKEECLNHVRKRMGTALRNLVQKSEQALGGKGRLTKALIDKLTDYYGWALRNNSNNVAAMQRAVMASYYHVTSTDEDPHHDLCPEGADSWCRHNACKGNGVPPPKHKYNLPGYVAEALLPVYQRLSQASLLQRCLGAKTQNASESFHSVLWSLMPKEQHASLIAVETALHDAVLRYNAGCYRATQELSSSVGLPPGHLTIQRAAEKDSLRLRKAQKRMNEKQEKRQRKREPKDTSSYSAGSF; the protein is encoded by the coding sequence atgccagcgaccGAGAGGAAGTTTCAAGCGATGATGCCTGAACCCGAAGCTGCCACCGCTACGACCGAAGGCGAGAGATATTTCCTCGTGCAAGGGGATGCCCTTAGCGACATGCTGTCCAAGACCCCGTGCCCGCGCTGCCTCGCGACCGGGATGAAAGTTCAAGGAGGCACCCAGCTTGGACTTGCCACGAAGCTTGAGCTGGTATGTCCACATTGTGGAATAGTTTCAAGTTCGTGGAGCTCTGCTCGTCAGAACGAGTCAAGGGCCTTCGACGTGAATATAAGAGCCATTACGGTCATGAAACAAATAGGGAAGGGACAGACAGCCCTCAACGACTTTTGGGCAACTATGAATGTttcccaccgtggcctgcaccacagAACTTTCCAGAGGCACCTGAAGCAATTCAGAGAACCACAGCAACAGACCCTGGATAAATTCTATGAAGAATCGGCTTCTGCTGTGAAAAAGGTGTACAAGGAGATGGACCCATCTTTCTGCAAGGACATTACAGTGAACTATGATGGCACGTGGCATAGGCGCGGACATACATCTCACATTGGAGTTGGTGCAATCATCGAGTATCACACAAgcctcatcttggatgctgtagttttATCGAATCAGTGTCTCGGCTGCCAGGTAGGACCGAAGCCTGAAGACGAGGGCTATGCAAGCTGGTTGAAGCACCATgtgtgccaaaaaaacactgatgcCAAGTCTGGGAGGATGGAGGTTGAAGCAGCTGTAACTCTGTTCTCACGTTCACTGTCCAAGCATAACCTCCGGTATACAACCATTGTATCTGATGGGGACAGCGCCACATTCTCTGCCCTTCAACAAGACAATGTTTATGGGCTAGTCCCTATTGTGAAAGAAGAATGCTTGAACCATGTCCGGAAGAGGATGGGCACAGCCCTACGTAATCTTGTGCAGAAAAGCGAACAGGCTCTGGGAGGGAAGGGCAGATTGACAAAAGCCCTTATTGATAAACTCACAGACTATTATGGCTGGGCACTGCGGAACAATTCAAACAATGTGGCTGcaatgcagcgtgcagtgatggcgtCATATTATCACGTCACCTCAACTGACGAGGATCCTCACCATGACTTGTGCCCGGAAGGTGCAGACTCGTGGTGCCGTCATAATGCCTGCAAAGGGAATGGCGTGCCACCTCCAAAGCACAAATACAATCTTCCGGGCTACGTTGCAGAAGCGCTGCTGCCAGTCTACCAGCGCCTTTCGCAGGCTTCTCTactgcaacgctgcctgggagcaaagacgcaaaatgcatcggAGTCATTCCATTCTGTCCTATGGTCCTTGATGCCCAAGGAGCAACATGCATCATTGATTGCTGtcgagacagcactgcatgacgCAGTTTTGCGGTATAATGCcggctgctacagggccacccaagagtTGTCGTCATCAGTGGGACTTCCACCTGGCCACCTAACCATTCAACGAGCTGCGGAGAAAGACTCTCTGCGTCTGAGAAAGGCTCAGAAACggatgaatgagaagcaggaaaagcggcaaagaaaaagagagcctaAGGACACATCTAGCTACTCTGCAGGGTCATTTTAG